In a single window of the Bradyrhizobium erythrophlei genome:
- a CDS encoding xanthine dehydrogenase family protein molybdopterin-binding subunit, with amino-acid sequence MNILPGNMRFGTGQPVKRLEDQRLLTGKGLFIDDKPEDGALWLHVVRSPHAHANILSVDTKAASDMPGVEAVYTGADLIADDIGTLPTLLIFQRPDGSAMTAPPRRLLAHEIVRFAGEPVAAVVATSRVAAQTAAEAIAIEYKVLPSVVDPVEAIKPGAPVVWADAPDNIVAAMSYGDAAAVEAVFAKAAHVVSLDLVSQRLIPSAMEPRSSIAEVDKKTGRLILHTQSQTPGSARDLLAEAVLKRPKESVRVLVGDIGGGFGQKTSLYPEDGMVAYAAVKLGRKVRWRGDRTDEFVGGTHGRDLTSTGEFALDAKGRVQAYRVRSLGGTGAYIAGAGTIIPLVLGPFVQSGVYDLPLVHYDIKAVMTNTAPVGAYRGAGRPEGVFIVERLMDAAARQLGIDPRTIRKVNYIKPAQLPYTNAVGQIYDSGAFAHMLDRASKLADWDGFAARKKAAKKKGLLYGRGLTSYIEWTGGRAHTEKVSLHATAEGRVILHSGTMAMGQGLQTTYTQMVSEALGIAMDKIDIIQGDTDLATGFGSVGSRSLFVGGTALAVSANDLITKAREKASNVLEASVEDIEYRDGWLTVVGTDKRIGLFDIAKKEAGARLSVDSEGEVDGPSWPNGTHICEVEIDPETGVSRVVRYTTVDDVGVAVNPMLVTGQVHGGVAQGIGQALYEGVSYDPEGQLLTASYQDYCVPRADDVPPIEVTLDDSAPCRTNPLGAKGCGESGAIGGPPCVTNGVMDALSELGIKALTTPLTPMKVWQAIEGAKAAGVASFPSR; translated from the coding sequence ATGAATATTCTTCCCGGCAATATGCGTTTCGGTACGGGCCAGCCCGTCAAGCGTCTTGAAGACCAGAGACTTCTGACCGGGAAGGGGCTGTTCATCGACGACAAGCCGGAAGACGGCGCGCTGTGGCTGCATGTGGTGCGCTCGCCGCACGCCCATGCCAATATCCTGTCCGTCGATACCAAGGCGGCGTCTGACATGCCGGGCGTGGAAGCGGTCTACACCGGCGCCGACCTGATCGCCGACGACATTGGCACGCTGCCGACGCTGTTGATTTTCCAGCGGCCCGATGGCTCGGCGATGACCGCGCCACCGCGCCGGCTGCTGGCCCATGAGATCGTGCGCTTTGCCGGCGAGCCGGTCGCAGCCGTGGTCGCGACATCGCGGGTCGCGGCGCAGACCGCGGCGGAAGCGATCGCGATCGAATATAAAGTGCTGCCGTCGGTGGTTGACCCCGTCGAGGCGATCAAGCCCGGAGCGCCGGTGGTGTGGGCCGATGCGCCCGACAATATCGTGGCGGCGATGAGCTATGGCGACGCGGCCGCGGTCGAAGCTGTATTCGCCAAGGCCGCGCATGTGGTCTCGCTCGATCTGGTCAGCCAGCGGCTGATCCCCTCGGCGATGGAGCCGCGCTCGTCCATCGCCGAGGTCGACAAGAAAACCGGACGGCTGATCCTGCATACGCAGTCGCAGACCCCCGGCTCGGCCCGCGACCTTCTCGCCGAAGCCGTGCTGAAGCGGCCGAAGGAAAGTGTGCGCGTGCTGGTCGGCGACATCGGCGGCGGTTTCGGCCAGAAGACCAGCCTCTATCCGGAAGACGGCATGGTGGCCTATGCCGCCGTCAAGCTGGGACGCAAGGTGCGCTGGCGCGGCGACCGCACCGACGAGTTCGTCGGCGGCACCCATGGCCGCGACCTGACCTCGACCGGCGAGTTCGCGCTCGACGCCAAGGGCCGGGTGCAGGCCTACCGGGTGCGCTCGCTCGGCGGCACCGGCGCCTACATCGCCGGCGCCGGTACCATCATTCCGCTGGTGCTCGGCCCGTTCGTGCAGTCCGGCGTCTATGACCTGCCGCTGGTGCACTACGACATCAAGGCTGTGATGACCAACACCGCGCCGGTCGGCGCCTATCGCGGCGCGGGCCGGCCCGAAGGCGTGTTCATCGTGGAGCGGCTGATGGACGCAGCCGCGCGGCAGCTCGGGATCGACCCGCGCACCATCCGCAAGGTGAATTACATCAAGCCCGCGCAACTGCCCTACACCAACGCGGTCGGGCAGATCTACGATTCCGGGGCGTTCGCGCACATGCTCGACCGCGCCTCCAAGCTCGCGGACTGGGACGGCTTTGCCGCACGCAAGAAGGCGGCCAAGAAGAAAGGCCTGCTCTACGGCCGCGGCCTGACCAGCTACATCGAATGGACCGGCGGGCGCGCGCATACCGAAAAGGTCAGCCTGCACGCCACAGCCGAAGGCCGCGTCATCCTGCATTCCGGCACCATGGCGATGGGGCAGGGGCTGCAGACCACCTACACCCAGATGGTGTCGGAAGCGCTCGGCATTGCCATGGACAAGATCGATATCATCCAGGGCGACACGGATCTCGCGACCGGATTCGGCAGCGTCGGTTCGCGCTCGCTGTTCGTCGGCGGCACCGCGCTGGCGGTCTCCGCCAACGACCTGATCACCAAGGCCCGCGAAAAAGCGTCGAACGTGCTGGAAGCCTCCGTCGAGGACATCGAATATCGCGACGGCTGGCTCACCGTGGTCGGCACCGACAAGCGCATCGGCCTGTTCGACATTGCGAAGAAGGAAGCCGGCGCGCGGCTGAGCGTGGACAGCGAGGGCGAAGTCGACGGGCCGAGCTGGCCCAACGGCACCCATATCTGCGAGGTCGAGATCGATCCGGAGACCGGCGTCAGCCGTGTGGTGCGCTACACCACGGTCGACGACGTCGGTGTTGCCGTCAATCCGATGCTGGTGACCGGGCAGGTGCACGGCGGCGTCGCGCAGGGTATCGGGCAGGCGCTGTACGAAGGTGTCTCCTATGACCCGGAAGGGCAGTTGCTGACCGCGAGCTACCAGGATTACTGTGTGCCGCGCGCCGACGACGTCCCGCCGATCGAGGTCACGCTCGATGATTCCGCGCCGTGCCGCACCAATCCGCTGGGCGCCAAGGGTTGCGGCGAATCCGGCGCGATCGGCGGTCCGCCCTGCGTCACCAACGGCGTGATGGATGCGCTCAGCGAGCTCGGTATCAAGGCCCTCACGACGCCGCTGACGCCGATGAAAGTCTGGCAGGCGATCGAGGGAGCGAAGGCGGCGGGGGTGGCGTCTTTCCCGTCGCGTTGA
- a CDS encoding GrpB family protein translates to MDEVEIVNYDPRWPVLFDEEAERLRAVLDPSLIVGLEHFGSTAVPGLSAKPIIDILIAVRSLADAQATFVEALRNLDYVYWADNPKKDRMFFVKGMPPFGSRRSHHVHVTEPQAEMWHRLAFRDYLRTHPEEARTYEQFKRRFAAEHRTDREAYTDAKSAYVESVMRKAIAC, encoded by the coding sequence ATGGATGAGGTCGAGATCGTCAATTATGATCCGCGCTGGCCGGTATTGTTCGACGAAGAGGCCGAGCGGTTGCGGGCCGTACTCGATCCGTCCTTGATCGTAGGGCTTGAGCATTTCGGAAGTACGGCCGTTCCCGGCTTGTCGGCCAAGCCCATCATAGATATCCTGATTGCGGTCCGATCATTGGCAGACGCGCAAGCCACCTTTGTCGAAGCCCTTCGAAATCTTGATTACGTCTATTGGGCCGATAATCCGAAGAAAGATCGAATGTTCTTCGTTAAAGGCATGCCGCCCTTTGGATCGAGGCGCTCCCATCATGTGCATGTGACCGAGCCACAGGCGGAGATGTGGCATCGGCTGGCGTTCAGGGATTATTTGCGCACTCATCCAGAGGAAGCCCGGACTTACGAGCAGTTCAAAAGACGATTTGCCGCCGAACATCGGACGGATCGCGAGGCTTACACCGACGCCAAATCTGCCTATGTCGAAAGTGTGATGCGCAAGGCAATAGCTTGTTGA
- a CDS encoding LemA family protein — protein MRKLWTVLAALVMLSLTNCGYNAIQTNEEQVKSAWSEVLNQYQRRADLVPNLVNSVKGFAQQEKDVLLGVTNARAKVGSIQATPELINDPGAFAKFQAAQGELTSALSKLLVVTENYPQLKSDALFRDLMAQLEGTENRITVARNRYIKSVQDYNVGIRTFPNNLTAMAFGYKEKVNFTVDNEKEISTAPKVDFNPAPAPAK, from the coding sequence ATGCGCAAATTATGGACCGTGCTGGCGGCGCTGGTGATGTTGAGCCTGACCAATTGTGGTTACAACGCGATCCAGACCAATGAGGAGCAGGTCAAGTCGGCCTGGTCCGAGGTGCTCAACCAGTACCAGCGGCGCGCCGATCTGGTGCCCAACCTCGTCAATTCGGTGAAAGGTTTCGCCCAGCAGGAAAAGGATGTGCTGCTCGGGGTGACCAATGCGCGGGCCAAGGTCGGCAGCATCCAGGCGACGCCGGAACTGATCAACGATCCCGGCGCCTTCGCCAAGTTCCAGGCCGCGCAGGGCGAACTGACCAGCGCGCTGTCGAAGCTTCTGGTGGTAACCGAGAACTATCCGCAGCTCAAATCCGATGCGCTGTTTCGCGACCTGATGGCGCAGCTGGAAGGCACCGAGAACCGCATCACCGTGGCGCGCAATCGCTACATCAAGTCGGTGCAGGATTATAATGTCGGGATTCGCACGTTCCCGAACAACCTGACGGCGATGGCGTTCGGATACAAGGAGAAGGTGAACTTTACGGTCGACAACGAGAAGGAAATCTCGACCGCACCGAAGGTCGACTTCAATCCGGCGCCGGCGCCCGCCAAGTAA